CCTCCCGGTGCAGTTCAAGACGACGCCGGCCAACCTGCCGACCGCGTTTCGCTTCAGCGTGATCTCCCAGCTGATGGGGACCTCGGACGCGTTGCTCTCGGCCACCCCGGGCCAGAACCTGCGGACGGTGCTGGAGCTCTCCGACGGCGTGGACACCGATCTCCAGATCGCCCTGGCGGGTGAGTATACGTACCGCAACGTCGTCTTCCTGCGCGCCGGCAAGCGGTGGCTCAACGAGGCGCACACCGAGTTCCGCGAGGGCAGCCACGGGCTGTCGTTCGGCGGCGGCCTGCGGGTTCCCATGCTCGGGCGGCACCTGACGTTCGACTACGCCCACACCTCGTTCACCGACCTCGGCGCGGTGCAGGTATTCTCGTTCGAACTGGGCGGCAACTAGTGCCGCGCGCGCGCAGACTGGGAGGAGCAATGCGCAGGACTTTCCTCGGGCTCGCCGGCGCGCTGGCGCTGGTGACCGTCGCCGCGGCGGAGGCACAGGTCGTGCCCCACCGCTTCCAGATCGGGCCCCGGCTCGGCCGGCTGAGCTTCGCCGAGCAGTCCGGGCTCAAGGCATCGGGTCTCGTCGGCGTGGACGGCGTGTACTTCCTGACCCGCAACCTGGGCATCGGGTTCTCCGCCGACTTCAGCCGGCCCCAGACCGACGGCCGGTACCACCCCGCGGAGTTCACGTTCGGGGACACCACGTTCGTCTTCCAGGCGACGTATCCCATCACGATCTTCCAGTATCAGCTGATGGGGGTCGTCACCCTCGGGAGCGGCAGCATCAGCCCGTACCTGACGGGCGGCGCGGGAGCGTACCGCATGTACGTCGATCCGCAGTCGGCCGCGGGGGCGCGCCAGATCTCCCACACCCTGGTGACCCTGGGAGGCGGCATCAACCTGCGACTCGGCGGCAGCAGCGGGCTCCGCCTCGAGGTCCGCGACTTCATCTACACCGGGTACGACCTCAACGAGGTCAACACGGTGAAATCGCGGTTCAACCCGCTGCGGTTCCCGGATGTCTCACCGGTGCCCGACGACCGCTGCTATCGTGCCACGTGCAAGCTGAACAACGTGCAGATCGCGTTCGGCTTCACCTTCGTCCCGGGCAGCCAGTGAGCCCCGCGGAGAGGAGAATCGTGATGACGACGCGGGGGGTTCGCGTTCTGGCATTCGGGTCGCTGATCGCGCTCGCCGCGTGCCAAGGGGAGCACACGACCGAGAACCAGCCGTTCGGCCCACCGAGCTACAACTTCCGGCTCACCAGCCTGTCGCGCGGCGTCCCGCGCTCGGGCGGAGCGGACGCCGTCTTCCTGACGTTCCTGACGCTGGACGCCAGCCTTGCGGACGCCTTCGGGCGGCAGGGCGATCTGGCGGTCCGGCTGCGCGGGACGACCAGCTGGAACCTGGTCACGACGATGCGGCGCCTGGCGGTTGACGGACGAGCGCCAACGATGGTCGCTCCCACGGTCGCGGTAAACGCGGCCACGCTGACGCTGGAGGGTCCGGAAGTCTTGGCGACCGGCGGCATGTGGCGCTCCACCATCAGCTTGACCGG
The DNA window shown above is from Gemmatimonadales bacterium and carries:
- a CDS encoding outer membrane beta-barrel protein, with the protein product MRRTFLGLAGALALVTVAAAEAQVVPHRFQIGPRLGRLSFAEQSGLKASGLVGVDGVYFLTRNLGIGFSADFSRPQTDGRYHPAEFTFGDTTFVFQATYPITIFQYQLMGVVTLGSGSISPYLTGGAGAYRMYVDPQSAAGARQISHTLVTLGGGINLRLGGSSGLRLEVRDFIYTGYDLNEVNTVKSRFNPLRFPDVSPVPDDRCYRATCKLNNVQIAFGFTFVPGSQ